TTATGCAGCGCCTGCTCGGATATGGTCTCACCGGGCTCACCACGGAACACGTGTTCCCTTTCCTCCTGGGCTCCGGCCGCAATGGCAAATCTCTCCTGATGGAATCAATTATGCGGGTCATGGGCGACTATGCCGCGGTGATTCCATCAGACCTCTTTCTTCAGACAAACGCGCCCAGGAGTGCCTCCCAGGCGGACCCGGCAATCATGAAACTGGAAGGCCTCCGCCTGGCTGTTTCCTCAGAAGTTGAGGAAGGCAGCCGTTTTTCCGGTCTGCAGGTAAAAAAGCTCACGGGTGGCGACACCCTGGAGGGTCGAAACCCATACGACAAGGAACTCCGTAATTTCCGGCCAACCCACCTGGTGATGATGATCGGCAACCACGAACCGGCCCCACCATCAGGGGATCCAGCCTTTTGGGACAGGACCTTTCTCATCAAACACAAAATCAGGTTTGTAAAAACCGAGCCAGCAAAAAGCAACGAGCGACCGGCTGATCCAGATATCGCCGACAAGCTGGCCGAACTCGACACGGAGATCCTCTCCTGGCTGGTGGAGGGCTGCCTGAAATGGCAGGCGAATGGGAAAAAACTCAATCCTCCATCGTCAGTCCTCAAGGCCACGGAAGAATATGAGGAGGACGCCGACTTCATCGGCCAGTTTATCGAGTCATGCTGCCGGGTGGATGACTCCAACATAACCATAAGCAGCTCAGAGCTGTATATGGCTTTCACCATCTGGTTTAGGGAGACGATCAACGCCAAAAAGAACTATACACCCTCCCAGCGGGCCTTCGGGATCAAGCTCAAGGCCCGTGACGAGTTTAAGCGAATAAAGAAAAAAGGGGTGGTTTTTTACAAGGGAATCGCCCTTAACGCTGCGTGGATACAGAGAATTTTCACAGAAGATGACCAATCTTCTGTATCTGCAGGGGGGAGGAAGTAGACGGAAATCACATAGAAGTTTTTGCACGGAGGGCGGGGGGAGAAATATTTCTTTTAATTATAAGGTCTACATCCTCCCCCCTAAAAAAAAGAATAAAGAAAAAGAGTAAAAATAACATGATTTTAAATTAGACCATCCGAGGGGAGGATATACAAATTATCCTCCCCCCAAGGTCTACATCATCATCTGAGAGAAATGACAGACATTTTAACGTACCTTGAATCAGCCATTGGCTATACGCCTAAAAAAATTTCTACAGCCGACGGCGGCGAATATGCTTCCGCCTGCCCGGCATGTGGAGACGGCGGGAAAGGTCGAAAGTCCGACCGGTTTCACATCTGGCCGGAAAAGGAAAACAAGGGGCTGTGCAAGGGTCGTTTCTGGTGTCGCCAGTGCGGCATCTCAGGGGATACTATTTCATTCCTGCAAAAATTCGTAAACATGAATTTTCAGCAGGCATGCTCGGAGCTGGGCATAGTCCTGCCCAAAAACACGGGCGGTCGGAAACGAGGGTATCAGCCATCGGCATCACTGCCCGAGGCAGGCCCTGCGTGGCGGCCTAAAACATATCCTCACCCTGCCCCAAAATGGCAGGAAAAGGCAGAAAACCTCCTGGCTGACTGCCGGGATCGGCTGAAATCAGACGAAAACAGCCTTGCATGGCTGGCCGATAGAGGAATAACAGCGGAAATGGCCGATATATTCCGCCTCGGCTATAACCAGGGTTCCAGAGGTGGCGACCGATACCGCCCGACATCCGCCTGGGGGCTGCCTGAAAGGCAGGGCAAAGACGGCAGGCCAGGCCGTATCTGGATCCCCCGCGGCTGGGTAATCCCGGCATATGATGACCAGGGGCATATTATCCAGGTCAGGATCCGCCGCCTGGACGAAGATATCAAAAAATTTGCCGGAAATATCAAATATTACCCGGTCTCAGGGTCGTCGATGGCAACCATGGTCATCTACCCGTCTGCAGACGTTTTTGTTGTGGTCGAATGCGGGTTCGACGCCATCCTGATTGCCGGGGCAATGGGCGGTGGCCGGGTCGGCGCGATCACGACCTGGAATGTTTCAGCCAGACCGGACACCAGGGCACACGGGATACTGTCATCAGCCAGCCTCATCCTCAACGGCCTGGACTACGACAGGGCAGGAGAAAAAGAACAGTCCTGGTGGAACAAAACATACCCGCAAAACCGCCGCCTGCCGCAACCGAAAAACGGGATAAATGACCCTGGAGAGGCGTTTTCGGCCGGAGTGAATATCCAGGCATGGATAAAAGACTCCCTGCCGCGCGGCCTGCGCATCAAGCTGGGATATGAGGCAAATAAACCAGGGGTCGCAAAGACGGTTGCTGGTAATAACAAGCAACAACCAGCAGGGGATGATATGGCGCCAGATGTCCAGCGGCCCCTGGTCACGGAAATGACCCTGTCAAACGGCAAGGTTATCTATCTTACCGATGATCGTGAAGAATGGAAAAAACTAACCAGAATGAAAAAACCG
The DNA window shown above is from Desulfomarina profundi and carries:
- a CDS encoding DNA primase family protein — protein: MVDNITPEPAENIPSKFVLECLATEAEGDGALYGALFADKLLYAKTSDTWFIWNGNYWIRDRVDMAIGLVKCVVERYGEEIIGFEEKIDKSKKENDPEDHKVFKKSWENKIKSLQAKIKQLRQTKGRNACLDFAKKNLGNPLTIVGDEFDQDPWLLGVTNGVIDLKSGELYPGKPDQMISKSCACEYLGLDVDTSRWTNFLETIYDGDQEIIEFMQRLLGYGLTGLTTEHVFPFLLGSGRNGKSLLMESIMRVMGDYAAVIPSDLFLQTNAPRSASQADPAIMKLEGLRLAVSSEVEEGSRFSGLQVKKLTGGDTLEGRNPYDKELRNFRPTHLVMMIGNHEPAPPSGDPAFWDRTFLIKHKIRFVKTEPAKSNERPADPDIADKLAELDTEILSWLVEGCLKWQANGKKLNPPSSVLKATEEYEEDADFIGQFIESCCRVDDSNITISSSELYMAFTIWFRETINAKKNYTPSQRAFGIKLKARDEFKRIKKKGVVFYKGIALNAAWIQRIFTEDDQSSVSAGGRK